CCAAAATCGACGTAGGCTTCATCAATCACTACCACGCGATCAGGATTAGCTTTAAGCACCTGCTCAATCTGCGCTAATCCTAATGCAATACTGGTTGGCGCATTCGGATTAGTAATGATGATCCCACCATTTTCCTGTGCATAATCCGATACATCAATTTCGAACTTGTCATTCAATGGAATCTGCTTGGTTTGCGTTGCAAAAAACTGGCTATAAACAGGATAAAAACTATAGGTAATATCTGGATAAAGAATCGGCTCTTTTTGAATAAAAAAGGCTTTAAAAATATGCGCCAACACCTCATCAGAACCATTGCCCACAAAGACTTGGCTGATATCCACCTGTTGCTGTACTGCAATCGCCTGCTTGAGTGCCGTTGCATCAGGATCTGGATAAAGACGTAGCGCATCTGCTTGATTAGCCAAAACCGCTTCAACCGCTGCCACAACTTTTGGCGATGGTGGATATGGATTTTCGTTGGTATTTAGTTTGAGCAAGTTCTGAATTTTAGGTTGCTCACCCGGCACATAAGGCTCTAATTCACGAACTTCAGGACTCCAAAAACGCATTTGTTCTGTTGTAAACGTCATTGTTCTACTCTCATGTATCCTAAAAAAGGGGCTAACCAGCCCCTATCAATCTTTGAATCAGTTATTGGTAACGATAACGGGCTGAACGTGCATGAGCATCAAGATTTTCTTGTACCGCAAGAACATCCGCTGCCTTTGCCAAGCTCTTCACGCCCTCTTCAGAGCACATAATCAGGCTTGAACGCTTCTGGAAATCATAAACACCAAGTGGTGAAGAAAATCGTGCTGTACCCGATGTCGGCAAAACATGGTTGGGGCCTGCACAATAATCACCAATGGCTTCTGGTGTATAACGTCCCATAAAGATTGCGCCCGCATGACGAATCTCTTGGCTCATTAATTCAGCTTCATCAATGCAAAGTTCTAAGTGCTCTGGTGCAACCTGATTAATCAACTCAATCGCTTCTGCGCGATCTTTGACCAATACCAATGCACCACGATTTTGAATCGACGTTCGTGCAATTTCTGCTTTTGGCAATTCACTTAAATGCTTTTCAATTGCAGCTTCAACTGCATTTAACAGCGTTTCATCTGGGGTAATGAAAATGGCTTGCGCAACGGTGTCATGCTCTGCTTGAGACAAGACATCCATGGCTAACCATTCAGCATTATTTTCACCTTCGGCATAGACTAAAATTTCCGAAGGCCCTGCAATCATATCAATCCCGACCTGTCCAAAAACAGAACGCTTCGCAGCTGCTACAAAGCGGTTACCTGGTCCTGTGATTTTATCGACCGCAGGAATGGTTTCTGTTCCATAAGCCAATGCTGCAACGGCTTGTGCTCCACCAATAGTAAATACACGGCTTACCCCTGCCAAATAGGCAGCAGCTAACACCAATGGATTCAACTCACCATTCGGGGCTGGAACCACCATAATGATTTCAGGAACACCCGCTACATGTGCTGGCAAAGCATTCATTAACACCGATGATGGATATGACGCTAAGCCACCGGGCACATAAATCCCCACGCGATCAAGCGGTGTAACTTTCTGACCTAAGGTATTACCGAGTTCATCCACATATGTCCAGCCTTCTTGCTTTTGTGCTTGGTGGAAAGATCGAATGCGTTTTGCAGCTAATTCCAAAGCTTCACGAATTTCAGTGCTTAAGCCTTCAAATGCAGTTTTCAGTTGGGCTTGGGTCAGTTCTAAATCAGAGAATTGATGCGCTGGATGTCGATCGAACTGCTGCGTTAATTTAAGTACATGTTTATCACCATGCTGACGAACATCAGCAATGATCTGGTCCACAGTTTGTACTAATTGAGGATCATTCACAGTTTCAAATGCTAAGAGTTCAGCAAAAATCTGTTTAAAGTTCTGATCCTGAGTCGATAAACGTCGCATCAATTTACCCACAAGGCGAATAAGAGAGCGCTAAGTTTACTCTTTTTCATCCAATTTGTGGACAAGATAACACCAGCATTTCTAACTGCTTTAATAGGAAAAATCATTTTTAGGCTGAAATATTTTAATTTTTATGTATTTAATCAGGATGATCCCAGTCTCCATCGCGTTGTATCAGCCAATTTAAAGCGCCATGGCGCTCGACAACAACCGAAGCATTTAAATTTTCAGGCGCGTTCTGTTGTTTTAAGCGGGCATCTACACATGCACAATCATAGCGATAGATCAGATCCGCCTGATCTAAAATTTCATCGATACTTCTTAATTCAATTTGCTGCATAAACTCATCAAATGAGCCACACACAGAGACCACTTGCACTGCAAAATCACAATCGGCAATTGTATCTGGATAATGTAGTTCTTTAACAATGCCTAATGCCCAAAGTAACACCCAGTAAGCCTCATATTTCCAAATCATGTTCACAATCTCTTGTTGAGAAGCCTCTTGATTTAAAATATTCCGTTCTTTAGAGGTAAGTTGATCAAATACTTCAAATTTATGTAGTAAATCAACGATAAAGTTTTTAGCTTCCTCATCAAATTGCTGATGATTTAAATCACACGCAATCTGAATCATGATCAAACATGCAATCGCCCGTTTAGCAATAGTTTCAGCGGAACGAGTGATCACTTCATCAACCGATTCAATATGCGGCGACCATTCGATGCAAGGAATAGATTGTGCTTGTAGTTTAAAATAGATTCTTGTTTAGGTTGTAAGGGATTTTTCATGGTTATTACTCGTCTCCAAACCATCAACCCTTCCAATATAAACCCAAATCTTAAAGGCTGGTATTTCCACCTCTCCATAAACTCAAGCGATAAAAAAACCGCTCAGAAGAACGG
The DNA window shown above is from Acinetobacter colistiniresistens and carries:
- the hisC gene encoding histidinol-phosphate transaminase; this encodes MTFTTEQMRFWSPEVRELEPYVPGEQPKIQNLLKLNTNENPYPPSPKVVAAVEAVLANQADALRLYPDPDATALKQAIAVQQQVDISQVFVGNGSDEVLAHIFKAFFIQKEPILYPDITYSFYPVYSQFFATQTKQIPLNDKFEIDVSDYAQENGGIIITNPNAPTSIALGLAQIEQVLKANPDRVVVIDEAYVDFGAESAVQLVNRYENLVVCQTTSKSRSLAGLRVGFAIAQAHLIAALEAVKNSFNSYPMDRFAIAAAVASFEDQAYFEAQCQKVIASREQLVSSLADLGFEVLPSKANFIFATHPQHDAAQLAQQLREQGIIVRYFNKPRINQFLRITIGTDEQNQRLVDTLKTKIL
- the hisD gene encoding histidinol dehydrogenase, which produces MRRLSTQDQNFKQIFAELLAFETVNDPQLVQTVDQIIADVRQHGDKHVLKLTQQFDRHPAHQFSDLELTQAQLKTAFEGLSTEIREALELAAKRIRSFHQAQKQEGWTYVDELGNTLGQKVTPLDRVGIYVPGGLASYPSSVLMNALPAHVAGVPEIIMVVPAPNGELNPLVLAAAYLAGVSRVFTIGGAQAVAALAYGTETIPAVDKITGPGNRFVAAAKRSVFGQVGIDMIAGPSEILVYAEGENNAEWLAMDVLSQAEHDTVAQAIFITPDETLLNAVEAAIEKHLSELPKAEIARTSIQNRGALVLVKDRAEAIELINQVAPEHLELCIDEAELMSQEIRHAGAIFMGRYTPEAIGDYCAGPNHVLPTSGTARFSSPLGVYDFQKRSSLIMCSEEGVKSLAKAADVLAVQENLDAHARSARYRYQ